The Xiphias gladius isolate SHS-SW01 ecotype Sanya breed wild unplaced genomic scaffold, ASM1685928v1 HiC_scaffold_126, whole genome shotgun sequence genomic sequence CATGGGCCCcggtgcaagacgctacctggGTGCTCTCTAGCCGTGCCAGATGCACAGGCCACAAGGGACAgaccaaaagctgcagcagtgcaaatgtGGTCAAAGCACCAAAGAACCTCTGGGAGCTGCTTAAAGTCCTGGTTGGTGCATGAGAACTGGTGGATTGTTGGACCATCCCATCACACTCTCAAGCGCTTCTTTGGTGgagacaggctgctgctgctgctgctgctctcttcctctgtatccTTCCGCTTCCCCTGTTTCAGAGTCTTTGCGCACTTTGTCGACACCTTATTAAACCGACAGAGGACTGACATGAGAAGGTGTCCGTCTGCAGTGTAGTCGGTCACTCTCCAGCAGTTGGTCAGCTCAGCGCTTTCAGTGCGGTACACAGTGGAGATGACTCTGGTGACAGTGCTGCCATCAAACTCCAAGCTGCGGACACAGTTCCTGCGGTCGGCCTTCAGCGCTTCTATCTCCGTCTTCTCAGGAAGAACTGGAGTCAGTATATTTGGAGGAGGAGAACTGGAGCCTGCAGTGGGCACCACCAGACTTGCTGGTTCTTCGGTTAGAGGAGATGGTGGGGCATTCTCCCTCTGGCTGTGCCTGCTATGAGGAAAGGGCGTGAACATCAGGCGCGAGATGTACAATCCTTTCACTGGGATTAAAGGGAAGTCCTTAGAACCTGTCACGAGGCTGTGGTACAGGCTGGGTATGGACTCGTAAATGGAGTCGATGTTTGATCTGCTCAGAGGACGGTTCCTCAGGTTTGTAGCGATTATCTGAAGGATTTGCATTGGCCTCACCAGATGAcctaaatggaaagaaaaaaaccaaacaaaaaacgtAGTCACATTAGTCATGACATGATCTGACTAATAAAAGTCTGGATTAAAATGTGGAGATAACTGTGCAGTTctgactttaaaacagtttcaaacaaaCTCTGCTGTTACATTTTGGCATTCTGTACTagtgaaataagaataaaaaggatttaaatattcttcaattTCACTGCTTCTCTTCAATGTTACAGattgtttccaacattttttgttggttttatttcaattaaGACCTTAAGCAGGTGAAAGCAAAATGTACGTTTGTAGCGCATTTAAGTTGACTGGTGTGCTGTGCAAACACTGAGGAGTGATTACGGACTAAGCTTCACGTTTCAAGGAGGTTGTAACTGCTTCAAACTGttataaatgaatacaaaccaTATCGTGTTCACGGCTCATACACTTCCATGATTTATTACCTCCCTCGTTACATCAAGGTCGGACGATAGGTAACAATATCATC encodes the following:
- the LOC120787197 gene encoding uncharacterized protein LOC120787197, whose translation is MQILQIIATNLRNRPLSRSNIDSIYESIPSLYHSLVTGSKDFPLIPVKGLYISRLMFTPFPHSRHSQRENAPPSPLTEEPASLVVPTAGSSSPPPNILTPVLPEKTEIEALKADRRNCVRSLEFDGSTVTRVISTVYRTESAELTNCWRVTDYTADGHLLMSVLCRFNKVSTKCAKTLKQGKRKDTEEESSSSSSSLSPPKKRLRV